One Chloroflexota bacterium DNA segment encodes these proteins:
- a CDS encoding dehydrogenase, whose product MGRKVRVAVTRDLFDAEGKSVSPGPGPSVLDKMPDVEWDKFQEYLTEVTPEQARGFDMVISFAPYWTRPTLSACEQLLSIHRGGVGYDMVDVPACTDAGVALFIVPAAVRRPVATGIMAMMLALATRLRIKDIVTREGRWDDGRKKYPGIGLAGKTLGSIGIGNIGHDLFRLAKPFGMKHIAYDPYITQDAVKDVDVQLVDMDTVLSQSDFVNVSCPLSEKTRHLIGEKELKKMKPTAYIINTSRGPVIDEAALIKALKENWIQGAGIDVYEQEPAPADNPLFKLENAILTPHSIAMTDEFYITMWELIAKQIRQMIDGEKPEKLVNPEVWDRPEFQNKLKKFHQEMK is encoded by the coding sequence ATGGGCAGAAAAGTGAGAGTGGCCGTCACCCGCGACCTTTTTGACGCAGAAGGGAAGTCGGTTAGCCCCGGACCCGGGCCGTCAGTGCTGGACAAGATGCCGGACGTGGAGTGGGATAAGTTTCAGGAGTACCTGACAGAGGTTACCCCGGAGCAGGCCAGGGGGTTCGATATGGTGATTTCCTTCGCTCCCTACTGGACCAGGCCTACGCTGTCCGCATGCGAACAGCTTCTTTCCATCCACCGCGGCGGCGTCGGTTACGATATGGTGGATGTGCCTGCCTGCACCGACGCTGGAGTCGCCCTTTTCATCGTTCCGGCGGCAGTACGCCGGCCGGTGGCCACCGGTATCATGGCAATGATGCTTGCCCTGGCAACACGCCTCCGAATCAAGGATATAGTAACCCGAGAAGGGCGCTGGGATGACGGAAGGAAAAAGTACCCCGGTATCGGACTGGCGGGAAAGACGCTGGGCTCGATAGGCATCGGCAACATCGGCCATGACTTGTTCCGGCTCGCCAAGCCTTTCGGCATGAAACACATCGCCTACGACCCCTACATCACCCAGGATGCCGTCAAAGACGTCGATGTGCAGCTTGTCGACATGGATACCGTGCTGTCCCAGTCCGACTTCGTGAACGTAAGTTGTCCACTGAGCGAGAAGACCCGTCATCTAATCGGTGAAAAGGAGTTAAAGAAGATGAAACCGACCGCCTACATCATCAACACTTCACGCGGTCCGGTCATCGACGAGGCAGCACTGATAAAGGCACTGAAGGAAAACTGGATTCAGGGTGCCGGCATAGACGTCTACGAGCAGGAGCCCGCCCCGGCGGACAATCCTCTGTTCAAGCTGGAAAACGCTATCCTGACCCCGCATTCCATCGCCATGACCGACGAGTTTTATATCACGATGTGGGAACTGATTGCCAAACAGATACGCCAGATGATTGATGGTGAAAAGCCAGAGAAACTGGTCAATCCGGAAGTCTGGGACAGGCCTGAGTTTCAAAATAAACTGAAAAAATTCCACCAGGAAATGAAATAA
- a CDS encoding glucose 1-dehydrogenase: MSMFDLSGRVAIVTGGNQGIGLAISRGLAGAGATVVIANRRAAEGQKAAESLQKDGFNIVAIPTDVSQKASIAAMVEKVMNQFGKIDILVNNAAVMIRKPLEDFEENEWDTILNTNLRGLFLCCQLVGREMIKRKKGKIINLSSILSQIVQPGRGVYATGKAGVSQLTRALALEWSKYNINVNAIGPGLTITPINEKYFGENPDELKRIINTIPIGREAYPVDYAGTAVFLASDASDYVTGQTLLVDGGMTIV, encoded by the coding sequence ATGAGTATGTTTGACCTCTCAGGAAGAGTCGCCATCGTTACCGGTGGCAACCAGGGAATCGGCCTTGCCATCTCCCGGGGCCTCGCTGGCGCCGGCGCGACCGTGGTTATCGCCAACCGACGTGCCGCCGAGGGACAGAAAGCAGCGGAATCACTGCAAAAAGACGGGTTCAATATTGTGGCCATCCCCACCGATGTGAGCCAGAAGGCCTCCATTGCCGCCATGGTGGAAAAAGTGATGAACCAGTTCGGGAAAATCGATATCCTGGTCAACAACGCCGCCGTGATGATACGGAAGCCGCTGGAGGACTTTGAGGAAAACGAGTGGGACACCATACTCAATACCAACCTCAGGGGCCTCTTCCTCTGCTGTCAGCTCGTGGGCAGGGAGATGATAAAGCGGAAAAAGGGCAAAATCATCAATCTCTCTTCCATCCTGTCGCAGATAGTACAGCCAGGGCGGGGGGTCTATGCCACAGGCAAAGCCGGCGTTTCCCAACTGACCCGCGCCCTTGCCCTCGAGTGGAGCAAGTACAATATCAACGTAAACGCCATTGGCCCCGGTCTGACCATTACGCCGATAAACGAGAAGTACTTCGGAGAAAATCCGGATGAACTGAAAAGAATCATAAACACGATACCGATAGGCCGGGAGGCTTACCCCGTGGACTATGCCGGCACAGCCGTGTTTCTGGCCTCGGACGCATCCGACTACGTTACCGGTCAAACGCTGCTGGTTGACGGCGGCATGACCATTGTCTAA
- a CDS encoding SDR family oxidoreductase: protein MNVNAIGPGPTITPLNKKYYEENPDKLQQTIQSIPMGRMGDTSDYMGAAVFLASEASNFVTGQTLLVEGGSTIW from the coding sequence ATCAATGTCAATGCTATCGGACCTGGCCCGACCATCACTCCCTTAAATAAAAAATACTACGAGGAAAACCCGGATAAATTGCAGCAGACGATACAGTCCATCCCCATGGGCCGGATGGGCGACACTTCGGACTACATGGGTGCGGCTGTCTTTCTCGCCTCGGAGGCCTCCAATTTTGTCACCGGTCAGACATTGCTCGTCGAGGGTGGCTCCACTATATGGTAG
- a CDS encoding C-GCAxxG-C-C family protein → MEIIQALSPFPGFGSTGRICGAVSGGLITLGLYFGSPDMTNYDKISATMDAARKFLPRFEEVLGSLQCSEIQEDVVFGRFMDPRASQENRQAFIDAKGYEKCTLPTGIGARLAAEIIIESMEQE, encoded by the coding sequence ATGGAAATTATTCAAGCGCTGTCCCCGTTTCCCGGCTTTGGTAGTACCGGCAGAATCTGCGGTGCCGTGTCCGGAGGTCTGATTACCCTCGGTCTGTACTTTGGCAGCCCGGACATGACTAACTACGACAAAATCAGCGCCACTATGGATGCCGCCCGCAAGTTCCTGCCCCGCTTTGAAGAAGTGCTTGGCTCACTGCAATGTTCGGAAATACAAGAGGACGTGGTATTCGGCCGGTTTATGGACCCCCGGGCCAGCCAAGAAAACAGGCAGGCTTTTATAGACGCCAAAGGTTATGAAAAGTGTACGCTGCCCACAGGCATCGGTGCCAGGCTGGCCGCAGAAATCATTATCGAAAGCATGGAACAGGAGTAA